From the genome of Symphalangus syndactylus isolate Jambi chromosome 7, NHGRI_mSymSyn1-v2.1_pri, whole genome shotgun sequence, one region includes:
- the LOC129485815 gene encoding large ribosomal subunit protein eL24-like, translating into MKVELCSFSGYKIYPGHGRRYARTDGKVFQFLNSKCELAFLSKRNPQQTNWTVLYRRKHKKGQSEEIQKKRTCQAVKFQKAITGASLADIMAKRNQKPEVRKAQREQAIRAAKEAKKAKQASKKTAMAAAKAPTKAAPKQKIVKPVKVSAPRVGGKR; encoded by the coding sequence ATGAAGGTCGAGCTGTGCAGTTTTAGCGGGTACAAGATCTACCCCGGACACGGGAGGCGCTACGCCAGGACCGACGGGAAGGTTTTCCAGTTTCTTAATTCGAAATGCGAGTTGGCGTTCCTTTCCAAGAGGAATCCTCAGCAGACAAACTGGACTGTCCTCTACAGAAGGAAGCACAAAAAGGGACAGTCggaagaaattcaaaagaaaagaacctGCCAAGCAGTCAAATTCCAGAAGGCCATTACTGGTGCATCTCTTGCTGATATAATGGCCAAGAGGAATCAGAAACCTGAAGTCAGAAAGGCTCAACGAGAACAAGCTATCAGGGCTGCTAAGGAAGCAAAAAAGGCTAAGCAAGCATCTAAAAAGACAGCAATGGCTGCTGCTAAGGCACCTACAAAGGCAGCACCTAAGCAAAAGATTGTGAAGCCTGTGAAAGTTTCAGCTCCCCGAGTTGGTGGAAAACGCTAA